A window of the Syntrophothermus lipocalidus DSM 12680 genome harbors these coding sequences:
- a CDS encoding sulfite exporter TauE/SafE family protein has protein sequence MDIIMYVALGLVAGVLSGLLGIAGGIVIIPSLVFLFGFSQQQAQGTTLALMVPPIGILAAWTYYQKGFVDLKAAGLICLGVFVGGLFGARIATALPASALQKVFGVLVLLVGIKMILNR, from the coding sequence ATGGACATTATAATGTATGTAGCGCTGGGACTTGTAGCAGGGGTACTCAGTGGCTTGCTCGGCATAGCTGGCGGTATAGTAATTATTCCTTCGCTGGTTTTTCTTTTTGGTTTCTCCCAACAACAAGCGCAGGGCACTACCCTCGCCCTTATGGTGCCACCAATCGGTATCCTCGCAGCCTGGACTTATTATCAAAAAGGATTTGTGGACTTGAAGGCTGCCGGTCTGATCTGTCTTGGGGTGTTCGTAGGCGGACTTTTCGGAGCCAGAATAGCAACCGCCCTGCCCGCTTCTGCCTTACAAAAGGTATTCGGAGTACTTGTGTTGCTGGTAGGGATAAAGATGATCTTGAATCGGTAG